The Novipirellula aureliae sequence AGTGGATCTTATTAAAGATCCTGACCATAGCGTAATGGATCTTGTTAAAGATCCTGACGCATGGGGATCTTTAACAAGATCCACTACTCTTTTACCTTCCCTTTGTGGATCTGGCGGTTCCCGAATTTTCAACTCATCGAGAGTTTCCACTTTTGGAGTGCTTTGTCAAGTAATTCGATCGCGGCATCAATGTGTTCATGGGTCGTGATCGTCGGTGGCGGCAGGAATCGGATACGAGTAGGATTGGATCCGCAAACGAACCCTAACAAGCCTACCTCGTACATGATATCCAGCAAAGCCTTAGCGTGTTCAAAGCTGCCGTCACCTGGGGTAAAGACAAGCATCATCACTTCACCAAATGGACCTTGCATCTGTTTGGGGTATTTTTCAGATAGCTCCGTCAACTTTTCTGCAAAATAGCGACTTCGCTTCACGTTCGTTCCCTCAGCTCCGAAGCAACCGTTTGCTTCCAGCGCGTCGAGGGTAGCGAGACCCGCCGCAATCGACGCGGACGCTCCGGTGAACGTTTGACTTAGCACCGGACCCTTTGGTACAAAATCTTTGCCGTAGAGCGTTGCACAAACCTGTGTAATTTTTCCAACCGTCACGATATCGGCAAACTCATCGAGTTTGTAATGTTGGAACGCAAATGGTCTTGTAGTACGAGAGAAGGTTTGAATTTCATCGAAGATGATAGGGATGCCTGCTTCGCGAAGTGGGACGCAAAGCGCTTTGAAGAAATCATGACTGCCAGGATAGTAGCCGCCTTCTCCTGCAATCGGTTCCGCCCAAAATGCGGCGTATCGACCGGGGTGACGTTTTAACAATCGATGCAATTCGTCAACGGCGCACTGCCGACTGAGCTCGGGATTTGTGGCACTACGAAATGGCAAATAGTCGACTTGTAACGCGAGTGGTAAACCGATGCGGTAATTTGGACGATCGGTCAGTGCAGCCAAGGCCAACGAACGGCCTGCAAAGGCATTGTCAAAAGCAAGGATTCGATCGGCCGGGGCCTTGTGATGGAGTGCAATCTTCAGTGCGTTCTCGTTCGCCATCGCACCACTTGTCGATAGCAAACAATGATCCAATCGGGCACCACTGCTGCTGGCCATCGAGATTAACCGTTCGCACATTTCGACCGTTGGTGGATGTTGTTGCAAGTTACCTTGCATCACGGTGTCCTCGAGTGCTCCGTCGATGGCAGCGTCAATGATATTGGGATGGCTGTGCCCGCATCCATGGACACCAATCCCGCCGATCATATCGAGCTTGACACTGCCGTCTGCCAATTCGACATAGAGTTCGTGTCCGAGCCCCGATGATAAGTAGGGCCAAATGGGTGCTCCACCGCGAACGGTTTGGAGTCGCTCGAGCAATCGCTCGTACTGCGGACGTAGGGGCTCACTCGGCCCCCGAACATGGTCGAGTTGAGCACCATGATCGGAAACCGCCTCAGCGATCAAGCGTTTGGCCTCTGCAATTCGAGGGTCGCGACGCAGCGAATCCGCATGAGTGGAAGTATGAGTTGCTGATTGAGATTGAACCACCCTGCAAAGCTCCGAGTTGAGAGAACATCGTATTCGAAACGAAAGTGACGTTGGAAAACGACAATCCTAGCGTCAAAACGAGGATCTGTTCAGCCCCTAAAGACTACACGGAGAAGCATTTTTTCAGCAGCAAAGCGGGGCTATTCGGTCGATGAATTTCGCCCCGCTCCCACGAATCGAGGGGGGTGGGGCGAATTTCTTTTCGGGCGTGCGGTTTGTAGTCGCCACTTGATTCCTCCGCTGAGACAAGCTCGACGGAAGGATGTTCCACGTTTCAGAATTTCTGAAGTCGACGCCATTCGGGACAAGCCCGGCGGATGCAGGAGTCTATTCGAAAAAACGTTTACGCCCCGAATTCGACTCGGCGCGGGCCTAACTGCGATTGCAATCGGTTGACGATCGATGTGTGCATCTGACTCACTCTCGATTCGGATAAATCCAACGTCGCTCCGATCTCTTTCATCGTCAATTCTTCGTAGTAGTAAAGAATGATGATTAAGCGCTCGTTGCGATTGAGTCCTTTGGTTACCAAACGCATCAAATCGTTCTTTTGGACGCGAATTGTTGGGTCTTCACCCTTCTTGTCCTCAAGAACATCGATTTCGCGAACGTCTTTGTAGCTGTCCGTTTCGTACCACTTCTTATTAAGTGAAACGACACCGACCGCGTTGGCTTCGGTTAGCATCTTTTCGAGTTCAGCAATCGAGATTTCCATCTTCTCAGAAAGCTCTTGATTGGTCGGAGCGCGCCCAAACTTGGTCTCGAGTTCTTTCTTAGCCAAAGCCAATTTGCTTGCTTTGCTACGAACGAGTCGAGGAACCCAGTCCATCGTGCGAAGCTCGTCTAGCATTGCTCCACGGATTCGTGGAACGCAGTACGTTTCGAACTTGACGCCCCGTTCCATATCGTAAGCATCGATGGCATCCATCAAACCGAAGATACCAGCACTGATGAGGTCGTCGAGTTCGACGCCATCGGGCAAACGTTGCCAAATCCGTTCGCCGTTGTAGCGGACGAGCGGCATATACCGTTCGACTAACCGATTGCGTAAATCTTCGTAATCCGGCGAATCTTTGGTGATCTGCTTGAAATCTTTCCAGACTTGTAGGATTTCTTCATCGGTTGTGACTGTGGCTGCCATGCAATCCTCCGTGACCAAAAATGTAGAGGTCCGCTTCATGCGAAACCTATCAGTGGACGATAGATAACATCAGTTCTCTGATGCAACCATTCGTTTCACTGTTGAAATCGTTAATAAAATCCAATACGGCCTGGAATCGCTAGCATCCGTGCTGGCAAAAACCAAGTCCGTCTTGGAGACCCTTCGATGAACCCCGCGAACATCCATGTTCATGGTTCCTTCGAAGGATTGTTCTCTAACTCACTTGTCATTGTCTTGACACTTTCAACGTACCATTCGACTCGGCGTCGAAAGGCAGCTTCGATCGTATCACGGACAACGTAGTCGATGATCCATCCCGCGACCCATCCAATTGCAGCAAACACGACCAAGGCTCCGATCGCCTCGAGGGCGATGTTGTCAGCGAATTCGCCGAACAAGGTTCCTCGGACAATCACCAAAGCCATTGCAAGAGCACCAAGGCATAATGCGAAGCTTCGAGTCAAGGTTCATTTCGTCCTATGCAAACAATGAAGTGGGACACAATCTCTGATTCGTTTTAGGCAAGTCGCCTCTGTATCTGTATCGGTCATTTCTAGGTTGAAGCTTAGTTTTCTTTTCGATAAAACTTCTTCAAACTTACGGTCGATTATTTCGTTTGGGTAACGTGGCCTAGCGTTCTAGGCAGGGTTGACTGTGGTTTCAAGCTGGAAGTCTCGGCCACGTTTATGCGATATTTAAATGTTGATTGGAAATGAGCTGTGGGAACAATCGCATCAGCAACACCTCCGCTTCGGCTGGTTGTATGTCGTCAGGGACTTGTTGTCCGTTGGTCAAGTAGCTCAGCGGAATTCCTGCGAAGTCCTCCGAGGCGGCAATGGCCGACAAGATACCTGCGGTACAAGTGGTCTCGTCAAGTTTCGTTAAAATGGCTGCAGTCGGATGCGCCGGAGCAAAGCCTTTGAGCACCGATTGGATGGTTGACACACTGCTCGTCGCCGCCATCACCAAATGAGTCTCATCGGGCTGGGCCATTCGTAGCAGATCGACCAACTGATCGATGCGTGCATCACTCGATGGACTTCTGCCTGCGGTGTCGAGAAGCACCAAATCGACGTC is a genomic window containing:
- a CDS encoding aminotransferase class III-fold pyridoxal phosphate-dependent enzyme, translating into MVQSQSATHTSTHADSLRRDPRIAEAKRLIAEAVSDHGAQLDHVRGPSEPLRPQYERLLERLQTVRGGAPIWPYLSSGLGHELYVELADGSVKLDMIGGIGVHGCGHSHPNIIDAAIDGALEDTVMQGNLQQHPPTVEMCERLISMASSSGARLDHCLLSTSGAMANENALKIALHHKAPADRILAFDNAFAGRSLALAALTDRPNYRIGLPLALQVDYLPFRSATNPELSRQCAVDELHRLLKRHPGRYAAFWAEPIAGEGGYYPGSHDFFKALCVPLREAGIPIIFDEIQTFSRTTRPFAFQHYKLDEFADIVTVGKITQVCATLYGKDFVPKGPVLSQTFTGASASIAAGLATLDALEANGCFGAEGTNVKRSRYFAEKLTELSEKYPKQMQGPFGEVMMLVFTPGDGSFEHAKALLDIMYEVGLLGFVCGSNPTRIRFLPPPTITTHEHIDAAIELLDKALQKWKLSMS
- a CDS encoding FliA/WhiG family RNA polymerase sigma factor, which gives rise to MAATVTTDEEILQVWKDFKQITKDSPDYEDLRNRLVERYMPLVRYNGERIWQRLPDGVELDDLISAGIFGLMDAIDAYDMERGVKFETYCVPRIRGAMLDELRTMDWVPRLVRSKASKLALAKKELETKFGRAPTNQELSEKMEISIAELEKMLTEANAVGVVSLNKKWYETDSYKDVREIDVLEDKKGEDPTIRVQKNDLMRLVTKGLNRNERLIIILYYYEELTMKEIGATLDLSESRVSQMHTSIVNRLQSQLGPRRVEFGA